Proteins encoded within one genomic window of Sebastes fasciatus isolate fSebFas1 chromosome 18, fSebFas1.pri, whole genome shotgun sequence:
- the gtf3c2 gene encoding general transcription factor 3C polypeptide 2 isoform X4 produces the protein MDPTDSGPGREQPSEPCCGLTPSSRGRQRRKNPKYLDYETEDVFDVQSPQQRARRSSSGGGGGGGGGGAGGGAASQKTPAKRGRAKNTTQQTEDGETEATDKIDQESDGKTSQETPPPLLPPPPPPPPPPPQKKKKKKKAAARAKKTPTKKKTPARKTPSTDGGLPAGGGGDVVPAGGGGGGDVVPAGGGGGGDVVPAGGGVDAVQQENGTPKPKRKYVRRRPAQEAVPEPEPPCEEAPGEPPTEPEEETTPSGRRRRGAAKAALKYLHLLAKEVLRHHGDEPGCQGGGDGDITRKERKRLTGSRGRRGPKRKRCDSDGDAAGDEDFVPDVEEEEEEEEAEEMEGEEEEAENSDSDSGTAGRSPAAFHVNRGHTGPNPKTSNGLTANVMRAVWDAAETTKRFREEHHSSWVFPDWIPSTSAWTLLPLSDVEKYLPQQRRSAAFRVSREGLSKEETPLQTLPRFTSAPAHPDRWDMLLYAGGPVWAMEWCPTPDGAPASQYLAVACHRGMDDRHYVNRTYGGPGLVQLWDLGPLEYNTRPDSRPALSYGLAQDKGFVWHLKWCPSGGWEPPGAGRKAPLLPRLGLLAVATSSGVVTIYSLPHPDALLSTYQPSTSGEAGEQLPVYQAEGVVTLKLGSLRAPRHEGSGQVLSMDWSPEKPHNILAVGFYDGVVGLWNLSTTSALLRVRESPSLSLLPYRCLLAHDNAVRALAFCPASRYLLVTAGEDRYVKTWDLRRPHDPVTVQKRYLTNEIYWPLNAPGFLLAQENAYAAYGSHGVHYFDHNLRAIFAVPRTGTLWSISYTDWMNSVVTADSLGEVILAILPQIGVTPQYVKRTLERRFPVYFTSLVPHDTTNEEDPEMGGDEEEEEEGGDAVEETDGPDAGPDAGPEAGNQNHHEHRRTGGRRRTDERPPLQFQPYREAVKRFWLHHTDCDLRTFAGSEKRVVWKRMRDTEVKKQMNMDDMPLAALHKVRFSPNMCCHNWMCSAGQTGLVRLVCLRSMVSSHGKKVLSQNQNRFNASPDPEEAVQTATDRL, from the exons ATGGATCCCACTGACTCTGGACCAG GAAGAGAGCAGCCGTCAGAGCCGTGTTGTGGTTTAACGCCGAGCTCCAGAGGACGACAGCGGAGGAAGAATCCTAAATATCTGGACTATGAAACTGAAGATGTGTTCGATGTTCAGAGTCCTCAGCAAAGAGCCCGTAGGAGCagctcaggaggaggaggaggaggaggaggaggaggagcaggaggaggagctgcttcTCAAAAGACTCCTGCAAAGAGAGGAAGAGCGAAGAACACCACCCAACAGACTGAAGACGGAGAAACAGAAGCAACCGACAAAATCGATCAAGAGTCTGACGGGAAAACGTCACAggaaactcctcctcctcttcttcctcctcctcctcctcctcctcctcctcctcctcagaagaagaagaagaagaagaaggcggCGGCGAGAGCCAAGAAAACCCCAACAAAGAAGAAGACTCCCGCCAGAAAAACTCCCTCCACTGACGGGGGTCTCCcagctggtggag gtggagatgtTGTCCcagctggtggaggtggaggtggagatgtTGTCCcagctggtggaggtggaggtggagatgtCGTCCCAGCTGGGGGAGGTGTGGATGCTGTGCAGCAGGAAAATGGGACACCGAAGCCAAAGAGGAAGTATGTGAGGAGGCGTCCGGCTCAGGAAGCAgttccagaaccagaaccaccgTGTGAGGAGGCTCCAGGGGAACCGCCGACTGAACCCGAGGAGGAGACCACGCCGAGCGGGCGCCGCAGGAGAGGAGCTGCTAAAGC GGCCTTGAAGTACCTCCACCTTCTGGCTAAAGAAGTCCTCCGTCACCACGGTGATGAGCCGGGCTGCCAGGGGGGAGGAGACGGGGACATCACCcgaaaagagaggaagagactcACAGGAAGCAGAG GACGTCGAGGCCCAAAGAGGAAGCGCTGTGACTCTGACGGTGATGCTGCAGGAGATGAGGActttgttccagatgttgaagaagaggaagaggaggaagaggctgaggagatggagggggaagaggaggaagcagaGAACTCCGACTCTGACTCGGGGACAGCTGGACGAAGTCCAGCAGCGTTTCACGTCAACAGAGGCCAT ACGGGTCCCAATCCCAAAACCTCCAACGGGCTCACCGCCAACGTGATGAGAGCCGTGTGGGACGCCGCTGAGACCACCAAGAGGTT CCGGGAGGAGCACCACAGCAGCTGGGTGTTCCCAGACTGGATCCCCTCCACCAGCGCCTGGACCCTCCTCCCACTGAG TGATGTGGAGAAGTACCTGCCTCAGCAGCGTCGCTCGGCTGCTTTCAGAGTGTCCAGAGAAGGACTCAGTAAAGAGGAGACGCCGCTGCAAACACTCCCCAG GTTCACGTCGGCGCCGGCTCACCCGGACCGCTGGGACATGTTGCTGTACGCAGGTGGACCGGTCTGGGCCATGGAGTGGTGTCCCACTCCGGACGGTGCTCCGGCGTCCCAGTACCTCGCCGTGGCCTGCCACCGAGGGATGGACGACCGCCACTACGTCAACAGGACGTACGGTGGACCTGGACTGGTTCAGCTGTGGGACCTGGGCCCGCTGGAGTACAACACCAG ACCGGACTCCCGGCCAGCCCTGTCCTACGGCCTGGCCCAGGACAAAGGCTTCGTCTGGCATCTGAAGTGGTGTCCTTCAGGAGGCTGGGAGCCGCCCGGCGCCGGCAGGAAG GCTCCTCTCCTGCCCAGACTGGGTCTCCTGGCCGTGGCCACCTCCAGCGGTGTGGTCACCATCTACAGCCTCCCACACCCCGACGCCCTGCTGTCCACCTACCAGCCCTCTACCTCCG GAGAAGCCGGTGAACAGCTGCCGGTTTACCAG GCAGAGGGAGTGGTAACACTGAAGCTGGGATCCCTCAGAGCTCCTCGCCATGAAGGCAGTGGACAGGTCCTCTCTATGGACTGGTCCCCTGAGAAACCACACAACATCCTGGCTGTGGGGTTCTATGATG gtGTAGTCGGTCTGTGGAATCTGTCCACGACGTCGGCGCTGTTGCGAGTACGAGAGTCGCCGTCGCTCAGCCTGCTGCCCTATCGCTGCCTCTTGGCTCACGACAACGCCGTCCGGGCCCTGGCCTTCTGTCCCGCCTCCAG GTACCTGTTGGTGACGGCAGGAGAAGACCGCTATGTGAAGACGTGGGATCTGAGGAGACCTCATGACCCCGTCACCGTTCAGAAACGCTACCTGACCAACGAGATCTACTGGCCGCTGAACGCTCCCGGCTTCCTATTGGCTCAGGAGAACGCCTACGCAGC gTATGGATCACATGGAGTTCATTACTTTGACCATAACTTACGGGCCATCTTCGCCGTCCCTCGGACCGGGACTCTGTGG TCCATCTCGTACACTGACTGGATGAACAGCGTGGTGACGGCAGACAGCCTCGGGGAGGTGATCCTCGCCATCTTACCTCAGATCGGCGTCACTCCTCAATACGTCAAACGCACCCTGGAGAGACGCTTC CCCGTCTACTTCACATCTCTGGTTCCTCACGATACAACTAACGAGGAAGATCCAGAGAtgggaggagacgaggaggaggaggaggagggaggagatgctGTTGAAGAGACAGACGGACCGGATGCTGGACCGGATGCTGGACCAGAAGCAGGAAACCAAAACCATCATGAACACAGAAGAACTGGAGGAAGACGTAGAACGGATGAACGTCCTCCTCTTCAGTTCCAGCCGTACAGAGAGGCTGTGAAGAGATTCTGGCTCCACCACACAGACTGTGATCTG CGGACGTTTGCAGGAAGTGAGAAACGAGTTGTGTGGAAACGAATGAGAGACACGGAGGTGAAGAAACAGATGAACATGGACGACATGCCTCTGGCTGCACTACACAAG GTGCGTTTCAGCCCCAACATGTGCTGCCATAACTGGATGTGTTCGGCGGGTCAGACGGGTCTGGTCCGACTCGTCTGTCTGAGGTCCATGGTCAGCTCCCACGGCAAGAAGGTCCTCAGTCAGAACCAGAACCGGTTCAACGCTTCACCGGACCCGGAGGAGGCCGTCCAGACCGCCACGGACCGGCTATAG